From the genome of Nakamurella flavida:
GCAGCAGGAGTTCGGCGAACCCGGTGCGCGGACCCGAGGCGAGCCAGCGCATGTCGTTCGCGATCTTCATCAGGGCCACGGCCAGACCGCGCAGCGCGGCGGCGGCCCGCACCATGGCGTCCAGCGACCCCTGGGCCATGAACTTGTTCGGGGCGGTGACGAACTTCCGGCCGGTCAGCTCGGCGATGGTCAGCGCGATGTCCTCGCTGAAGCCCTCCGGGGCGTTCAGGCCGGTGCCGACGGCGGTGCCGCCGGCGGCCAGCTCCAGCAGACCTCCGCGGCTGTGCTCGATCTCGTCGATGCAGGCGCGGATCTGCGCGGCCCAGCCGGACCACTCCTGGCCGACGGTGAGCGGCACCGCGTCCTCGAGGTGGGTGCGGCCGATCTTGACCACGTCCATCCAGCCGATGGCCTTGCGCTCCAGCTCGTCGGCCAGTGCCGTGGCCCGCGGCAGCAGCTTCTCGTCGATCTCCAGGATTGCGGCGATGTGCATCGCGGTGGGGAAGGTGTCGTTGCTGGACTGCCCCATGTTGACGTCGTCGTTGGGGCCCACCGGGTGCTGGGTGCCCAGCTCCCCGCCGAGCAGCTGGATGGCCCGGTTGGACAGCACCTCGTTGACGTTCATGTTGCTCTGCGTCCCGGACCCGGTCTGCCATACGAACAGCGGGAAGTTGTCGTCGAGCTTGCCGGCGATGGTCTCCTCGGCGGCCTGGATGATCGCGTCGGTCTTCCAGTCCGGCAGCCGGCCCGCGGCGTGGTTGACGATCGCGGCGGCCTTCTTCACGTAGCCGTAGGCGCGGTAGACCTCGACCGGCATGTGGTCGTTGCCGATGGAGAAGTGGATCAGCGACCGCTGGGTCTGCGCCCCCCAGTAGTGGTCGGCCGGCACCTCCACGGTGCCCATGGAGTCGAACTCGCTGCGGGAGCCGGTGGCACTCAGGCCGATCGGGACGTCGCGCAGGGTCGGGCTGGCGGCGGTCGGGGTGGCGGCGGCGGCCGGGGCCGTCTGCGGATCGGCGTGGGTGGTCATGGGTTCTCCTGGGTCTGGGTTGCGGGGCGGTCGTTCAGGGAGTGGGTCAGGCCTGAGCCGGATGGGGGGTGTAGACCGGCTGCCACATGGCGTCCTGCACGGCCTGGACCAGGTCGTCGTGGGTGCGGGTGGCGACGCCGTCGGCGGCGGCGGCCTTCGCGACGGCCAGGGCCACCGTCGCCGAGGAGGCCCGCAGGTTCTCCACGTCGGGCAGCAGGGAGGCGCCCAGGGGAGTCGGATCGACCTGGCCGGCGACGGCCTCGGCCGCGGCGAGCAGCATCCCGTCGGTGACGTGTCGGGCGCCGGAGACGATCGTGCCCAACCCCAGGCCGGGGTAGAGCAGGGCGTTGTTGGCCTGCCCGATGACGTACCGGACGCCGTCGTACTCGACGGGCGGGACCGGGATGCCGGTGGCCACCAGGGCCTGGCCCTTCGACTGGGGGATGACGTCCGCCGGCATGGCCTCGATGCGCTCGGTCGGGTTGGACAGCGGCAGGATGATGGGCCGTTCGACCCCGGCGCACATGGCCTCGACCACGTCCCGGGTGAAGGCGTTGTGGTCGGTGGACGTGCCGATGAGCACCGTGGGGGCGACCTGTCGGATGGCGGTGACCAGGTCGATCTTCCCGCCGGTCCGCGGCCAGTCCGCGACCTCGGCGGCCGGGCGGGCGTAGGCCTGCTGGTAGTTCGGCAGGTCGGGCATGTCGTCGGTGACCAGGCCGTCCACGTCGACCAGCCACACCCGCGCCTTCGCCTCGTCCGGGGTCGCCCCGGACCGGATCATCGCGGCGTGGATCTGATCGGCCATGCCGGTGCCGGCGGTGCCCGCTCCGTAGACCAGCAGCCGCTGCTCGGCGAAGGTCTGCCCGGTGATCTTGAGCCCGGAGATGACGCAGGACATCACGATGGCGCCCGTGCCCTGCATGTCGTCGTTGAAGATGCGGTAGGTGTCCCGGTACTCCTCCAGGATCCGGCGGGCGTTGCTCGGGCCGAAGTCCTCGAAGTGCAGCAGGGCGTTCGGGAAGAGCTCGGTGGCGACCTCCAGGTAGGTCCGGATCAGGTCGTCGTACCGCTGACCGGACACGCGGGCGTGCCGGTTGCCGAGATAGGCGGGATCGTTCAGCAGGATCTCGTTGTCGGTCCCGACGTCCAGGTTCACCGCGATCACCCGGTTCGGGTCGATGCCGGCGGCGGCGGTGTAGACGGCGAGCTTGCCGATGGAGATGTCGGTGCCGTTCACGCCCCAGTCGCCGATGCCGAGGATCTCCTGCGCATCGGAGACCACCAGCAGGTCGACGTCGTCCGGGCCCAGGCCGAGGGTCTGGAACGAGGCGCGCACGTCCTCGGGGCGGTCGATGGACAGGTACACGGCGCGCGAGTGGCGGTAGTCGCGGCTCCACAGCTTGATGGCCTCGCCGACGGTGGGGTCGTAGACGACCGGGAGCAGTTCGGCGAGGTGCTCGGCGACGACCTTGTAGAACAGCACCTCGTTGCGATCGTGCAGGGAGTCCAGGAAGACGTACTTCTCCAGATCGGTGGAGTACCGCTGCAGTTGCGCGTAGCTGCGGGACGCCTGTTCGTCGAGCGTCTCCACCGCGGCCGGCAGCCGTCCGGTGAGGCCGAGCTCCGCGCGCTCGGCCAGGGTGAAGGCGGTGCCGCGATTGCGCAGGGGGTCGGTCAGGGCGGTGGGGCGGAGACTCATGGGCGCTCCCGGTTCGTCGTCAGGGCAGGGGTGGGCGGACCTGAGCTGCGGTCGGGGCGGCGGCGGTCATCCGGCGGTGGTCATCCGGCTGGGTCGTCCGGCTGGGTGGTCCGACAGGGTTCGTCCGGCCGGACGGGACGGCCGGGCGGGGGCGGCGGCACCGGGTGGCGGCTCGTGCGGGCCGACCCGGAGCCGGGCTCACACGCCGGCCTGCGGTAGCAACTCTGCGCTTAATGTCGGCTACACGTAGTGAGATCAGTGTGAACAAGCGGGAGGGTCGGGGAGTCGGCGACGTCCGTCGCAGCAGGTCAGCGGGTCGAGCGGTGGGCGAGCGCGGCGAGGGCAGCGACCAGCTCGGGCCACACCGCGGGCGGGGGAGCCTGGTGCCCGACGCCGTCCAGGACGAGCAGCGGGGCGTCCAGGGCCCTGGCCAGGGCTTCCCCGTGCGCCAGGGGGAACAGCGGGTCGGCCGAGCCGTGGACGACCAGGGCCGGCACTCCCCGCAGGGCGCTGAGATCGACCGACGGAGCCGACTCGGCCACCAGGAAGTGGTTGGCGGCTCCGGCCATGGACGGCGTGCGGGCCCACACGGCCGCGACGAGGCGGCGCATCCCGTCCTCGTCGAACAGCCCGGGACCGGCGTACGGGCGCTCGGCCTCGATCACCCAGTCCGTGACGCTGTCCACGTCCGACCAGTCCGGTGCGGGCGGTTCGACGTCGAAGGTGGCCAGGATCGCCGCCGACGGTCCCGGGAGATCACCGACGGCGCCCGCGGGACTGGTGGACAGCAGGGCCAGCGCGGCCACCCGGTCCCGGTGGACCGCGGCGATCTGCTGGGCCAGCCCGCCGCCCATCGACAGGCCGGCGATCGTGGCGGTGGCGATGCCGAACGCGTCGAGGACGTGGACCGCGTCCTCGGCCAGGTCCCGCGCGGCGTAGTCCGGCTCCCCGGGCGGGGAGAGCGTCGACTCCCCGGTGTCCCGGGTGTCGTACCGCAGGACGAGCAGGTGCTCGGCGGCGAGTGCCTGGCAGAAGGCGTCGTCCCACCAGTCCCGCGACCACGTCGCGCCGCCGAGCAGCAGCAGGGCGGGGTCGGTGGGATCGCCCAGGGCCTGCGCGGCGACGATGCCGCCGCGGACGTCGACCGTTCTCGATCGCCACCCGGCGGCAGCGTCGGGGGCGGTCACGGCTCGACCACGGTCATGGCGTCATCGTCGCTGTTCCCCCCGGAACTGGCCACCGGACGGTACTCAGTCCGCGGGCGGGAAGACCACGCCCTTGGTGATGAGGAAGCAGGAGAACGGCCGCGACTCCGAGGTGAGGATCGCGCCGTAGGCCTGCCGGGCCGCGGCGTAGAACGCGGTGCGGGCCAGCGGGGTCACGGTCACGTCGCGGCCCTCCGCGTCGGTGAGGATCCGGGTGATCTCGCCGTGGGTGGGGATGACGGCGTCAGCTTCGTCATCGGGCACCATGCCCCACACCGACGGGTCCACGAAGGTGTCGACGGGCAGCAGCTCGGCGATGGCCGCGATCGCCGTCGGGGCGTCGGCGCCGGCCAGGGTGGCCACCCGGGCGTGGTTGGCTGCGGCCGGGTAGTTCCGGTCGACCACGGCGAGCACGTCGCCGTGCCCCATCGCGGACAGCATCGTGAGCGCCTCGGTGGTGAGCAGGGCGGGGATTCCCTTGAGCATTCTCGTCTCCGGATCGGTGGCGGGGCGGGTGGTCTCAGCCGACGGGGCGGTTGCGGTACCGGCCGACCAGCTCCGGTGCCGCAGCCTGCAGCCGTACCGGTGGCAGGCCGGCCTTCATGAGCTCCAGGTCGTCGCAGACCATCTCGCCGATGGTGTGGAACGCCTGCTCGATGCCGCCGGCCCGGTGCCCGGAGAGGATCACGGTGTCCAGGGCGCGGAACGGGCTGTCGGCGGGGATCGGCTCGACCGGCCAGACGTCGATCCCGGCGACGATCCGGCCGGCGGTGAGCTCGGCCAGCAGGGCGTCGTAGTCGACCACCGCGGCCCGGCTGACCAGGATCAGGCGGGCCCCGTCGGGCAGCAGGGCGAGCTTGGCCGCGTCCAGCAGGTGGGCGCTCTCCGGGGTCGCCGTGGCGAAGACGAAGACGAACGTGCTGCGGGACAACGTCTCCTCGAGCGAGGAGGGGAGGACTCCGGCGTCGGTCAGCACCGCGGGCGGCAGCCAGGGGTCGTACACGCGGACGTTGGTGTGGAACGGGGCGAGCAGCGCGTGCAGACTGCGCCCGAGGTTGCCGAAACCGATCACGCCGACATCGGCCCCGCGCAGCAGGATGGCACCGACGTTGCTCTCCGAGACGTACTTCTCCCGCCCGGAGCGGGCCGCGTGGTCCTCCCGGCTGATGCCCCGGGCCGCGTCCAGGGCAAGGCCCAGTGCGTACTCGGCCACGGCCTGGCTGTACGCGCTCCCGCAGCCCAGCACCCGGATCCCCTGCGCGAAGGCAGTCGGGTAGTCGATGTTGGGGAAGAAGTTGCCCTCCACGTTGACGATGGCCCGCAGCGCGGGGGCGGCGGCCAATCGGTCGGCGGGCAGGTCCGGCTGACCGACCACGGCGAACGCCCGCGGCAGTGCGGCCAGGAGTGCGGCGTCGGAGAGGTCGGTGTCGAGATCCACCACCTCGAACTCCCGGTGCAGCCGGGCCAGCGTGTCCGGCGCGAAGATCCGGTCGCGCTCCTGCGGTGCCGGTCGCAGGATGATCAGCGGCCTGTCGTCGGGCATCGGGTCTCCAGAACGGTCGGGTGGGACACGGCAGGACCGGCGTGCCCCCGGATCGTAGGGGCGCACCCGGGCCTGCTCACGCGTGCACGTCGAGGCGGATCACCCCGGCGTGGGCCAGGGACAGCAGGTAGGCCTCGGCATCGGACACCCGCAGCCACAGCACCGTCGCCTCCCGGACGTCCCCGTCCCCATCGGCCACCGGGGCGGGCCGGTCGGTGTGCGGGCGGAACCGGGTGTCCAGCAGGACCAGCGGGACGCGGGCGTCCCAGCGCTCGACGTCGGGCATGTCGTCCGGCTCGGCCAGTAGCACCTGCCGCTGCTCCTCGGTCAGGTCGGTGGCCTCGGCGGCGAGCTTGCCGACCAGGGCGCGTCGCACGTGCAGGGCGTGCCGGGTCCGGGCGTCCAGGCGCCCCGCCTCGTCCCGGTCCAGGTAGCCGGGCATCCACTCGGCGAGCAGGTCGTCCGCGGTGGCCGCGTACACCTGTTCGTCGCTGCGGGGGTCGAACCAGCAGAACCGGGGAGGCTGCCCGTCCGGGCCGATCGAGAGGTCGACCGGCGGTCCGGGGTCGTTGCCGTGCTCGTCCGTGGTCATCGGGCAAAAGTACCGGCGGGCTACCGTGACCCCGCCCGCACCCGCTGGATCTCGAGGAGGACACATGACCGGTCGACTGTCCGGCAGGACGGCCCTGATCACCGGGGCCGGATCGGGGATCGGGGAACGGGTCGCGCAGCGGTTCGCCGCCGAGGGCGCGACCGTGGTGCTCACCGACCGGGACCAGCAGGCGGCCGAACGGGCCGCCGGGGCCTGCCCCGGTGCGGTGGCGATCCGGCTCGACATCTCCGACGAGGACAGCGTGGCCGCGGGCTACGCCGCCGCGGCGGAGCGGGGGCTGGAGATCGACGTCGTGGTGGCCAACGCCGGGGTACAGCTGTTCGGCCAGGACGCGCCCATCGCCGATCTCGACCTCGAGGTGTGGAACCGCACGGTCGGGGTCAATCTCACCGGCACCTTCCTGACCGTCAAGCACGCCGTGCGCGCCATGCTGACACCCGGCCGGTCCCGGCCCGGCGGGTCGATCATCCTCACCGGCAGCCCCACCGGGTTGAACGGCGAGGGTGCCGCGTTTACCGCGTACAGCAGTTCCAAGGCCGGCATCCACGGGCTCGCCCGCACCGTGGCCGCGGCCTACGCGGCCGACGGGATCCGGGTGAACACCGTGGTCCCCGGATACACCGAGACCCCGCTGGTCACCGCCATCTCCGGCAACGCGGAGGACCGGGCGGCGATCGTCTCCCGCATCCCGCTCGGCCGGCCGGGTCGCCCCGAGGACGTCGAGGGGATCATGGTCTACCTGGCCGCCGACGAGTCGGCCTACGCCACCGGCAGCCTGTTCCGGGTGGACGGCGGGATGACCACCCTGTGACCCCCGCCGACCCCTGGCTCGACGATGAGCAGGCCCCGCGGACGGTGCGGCACGGCGCGTGGTCGGTGCAGCTCACCGACGACTCCGTCGACGAGATCCGGTACGGCGGAACGCTCGTGCTGCGCGCGGTGCGCTGGGTCGTCCGGGACGAGAACTGGCGGACCGTGGACCTCGTCGTGACCCACCGGCCTCTCCCGGACGGCGGGGAGGACGAGCTGATCCTGGCCGTCGAGGGCCGTTCCGTCGACCCCGCCGTGGGGGTGGTACTGACCGGCCAGTTGGTCCTCCGACCCGGCGTGCTCCGGTACGAGATCACCGGGTCGGTGCGACACCCGTTCCGCCGCAACCGATTCGGGCTGGTCGCCCTGCATTCGCCGGAGTGGGCCGGCACGCCGGTGACCGTCACGCACCCCGACGGGACCGGTTCCGACATCGTCGTGCCGGAGGAGATCGCCCCGCATCAGCCGGCCCGGGACATCGCGGCCCTTCGCTGGCGGGTCGGGACGCTCGCCGTCGAGATGGACGTGGTGGGCGACGTCTTCGAGATCGAGGACCAGCGCAACTGGACCGACGCCTCGTTCAAGACCTACAGCACCCCGCTCAGCCGGCCGTTCCCGGTGGAGCTCGGCCCGGACGACGCGGTCACCCAGGCCATCGAGGTGCGCTGTGCGCCGTCCGGGGCCGGACCCGGCCGGCCCGCATCGGCCGCGCCCGTGCCGGCCGGCGCCTCGCAGCACGAGCAGTCCTGGGTCTTCCCCGAGATCGCCCTGGGGGCGTCCACCGCCCCCGACAGCGCCGCCCTGGACAGCACCGGCCCCGACCGGCGCTGGCCCGGCACTGTGCTCGTCGAGCTGGATCTGGCCGCGGCGAACTGGCGTGCGGCCCTGGCCCGCGCCGCGGGTGAGGGGGAGCGCCTGGACGTCCGGTTCGTCTGCCCGGGTCCCGCCCCGATCGCCGACGCCGTCCGGAGCCTCGCCGGGCACCCCGTGGCCCGCGTCGGCGTGGTCGACGGCGCCACCCACGTCAGCGAGCCGCCGCTGGTGGCCGCGCTGCTGGACGCGCTGGCCGGGATGCAGCCCGGCCCGGAGCCGGTGCTGGGCACCCGCGCCCACTTCACCGAGCTCAACCGCACGATCCAGCGCCTGGATCTGCCCGACGGCGCGGGCGTGGCGTTCAGCCTGACCCCGCAGATGCACGACCGCTCCCGACGCCAGGTCATCGAGTCGGTGCCGGTACAGCGGCGGGTGGCCGAGCAGGCAGTGGCCCTCGCCGCGGGGGCGCGGGTGCACATCGGCCCGGTCACCCTGCGGCCCCGGTTCAACGCGGTGGCCACCGCGCCGGCGCCGCCGGACCCGGCCATCGAGGTGAGCGCCGGGTACGGCGCCGAGTTCGTCCCGGAGGCGACCGACCCCCGACAGGTCTCCGACGGCGTCGCGGCCTGGGCCGTGGCGAGTGCGATCGCGCTGGCCGTGCCGGGCGTCGTGTCGCTGGCGTACTTCGAGACCTGCGGACCGCGCGGGGTGGTCACCGCCGCAGGGGAGCTGCTCCCCATGGGCCGCGCCGTCGAGTGGCTCGCCGAGCTGTCCGGAGGTCGGGTGCTGGCGTCCTCGCCGGCCACCACGGCGGACCCGGTCACGCACGTCGCGGTCCGCACGTCCGACACCCTGACGGTGCTGGCTGCCAACCTCTCCGCCGGTGCACGCGAGATCGAGATCACCGTCGGGGCCGGTTCTCCCGGAGAACTCACACACTCCGCCGGTACGGTCGGCCGCGTCGCCGACCGGGACGGGGTGCTGACGCTCACCGTTCCGGCGGCCGGGGCGGTGCGCTGGGTCCGGTCGTAGGGTGCCGCCGTCCGACGTCCTGTGATCCCCGGGAGGGAACCCCACCATGACCGAGGCCTTCATGCCGTTGCAGCGCAACCGGTTCGACCCGGTGCCTGAGCTGGGGCAGCGGCGCAGCGAGCAGCCGGTGAGCAAACTCGAGTTCCCGTTCGGCATCTCGGCCTGGCTGGTCACCCGGTACGCCGACGTCAAGCAGGTGCTCGGGTCGGTCGACGGGTTCAGCAACGACTTCCGGCGGTTGACCGCGGCCGCCGGGGCGGGCGACGACGACACCACCGTGGATCCCGGCGGCCTCGGATTCGCCGACCCGCCCGACCACACCCGCCTGCGCAGGCTGCTCACGCCCCAGTTCACCGTGCGGCGCCTGGCCCAGCTCGGCCCCGGGATCGAGAAGATCATCACCGGGCGTTTGGACGCCATGGAGCAGGCCGGGCCGCCGGTGGACCTGGTGGCCGAGTTCGCCATGCCCATCCCGTCCCTGGTGATCTGCGAACTGCTGGGGGTGCCGTACGAGGACCGGGAGACGTTCCAGTCGCTGTCGGAGTCGCGGTTCGACCTGTTCGGCAACCTGGGCGATCCGATGGGGGCGATCACCGCCTCGCTGCAGTACCTCACCGGCCTGGTCGAGCAGCAGCGCCGCGACCCGGGGGACGGGTTGCTGGGCATGCTGATCCGGGAGCACGGCGACGAGATCACCGACGCCGAACTGGCCGGTCTGGCCGACGGGCTGCTCACCGGCGGGCACGAGACCACGGCCAGCAGCCTGGCCCTGGGCGCCCTCGTGCTGATGGAACGGCCGGATCTGGCCGCGTCGCTGCGGGATTCCGACACCGACACCGCCGCGGTGGTGGAGGAGCTGCTGCGCTACCTGACCGTGGTGCAGGTGGCGTTCCCCCGGTTCGCGCGGACCGATCTGGAGATCGGTGGTCAACGGATCGCCGCGGGGGACATGGTGCTGTGTTCGCTGTCCGCCGCCGACCGGGACTCCGAGCTGGTCGGCCGGCCCGACGAGGTCGCCCCCGATCAGGCGGTCACCGCGCATCTGGCCTTCGGCTACGGCATCCACCGCTGCGTCGGGGCCGAACTGGCCCGCATCGAGCTGCGGGCGGCGTTCCCGGCCCTGGTGCGGCGGTTCCCCGGGCTGGCCGTGGCCGGGTCGGCGGCCGATCTGACCTTCCGCGAGTACTCCCTGGTGCACGGCATGGACGCGCTGCCCGTCACCTGGTGACGCGCGGCCGGGTCAGCGCAGGACGGCCCGGCAGGCCAGGTGCAGGGCCAGCCGCACGCCGGGGTCGTGCATGTCGACGCCGAGGATCTCCTGGATCCGCTGGACCCGGCCGGTCACCGTGTTGCGGTGCACACCCAGGGCCTGCGCGGTGGCGGCGATGCCGGACTCGTGGTCGAGATAGCTGGTCAGGGTGACGAGCAGGACGTCCGCCTCCCCGCGGCTGCCCGCCGCGTCCGCCCCGCGCAGCGGAGCCAGCAGGGAGCGGGCGGCCGGCAGGAACGTGTCGTTCTCGGTGCGGGCGAGCAGCAGCTGTTCCAGGCCGAGTCCGTCGACGCGGACGAACCAGTTGTTCCCCGACCGTTCCGCGGCGATGCGTGCGGCGTCGGCGGCCTCCCCGAGGGTGGCGGCGAGCCCGGCCCGATCGGCCTGCAGGGAGCCGACCCCGCCCGCCACGTTGAAGGACCGACGCAGGCTGTCGTGGACGGCCCGCAGTTGGTGCACGTGCCGCTCCAGGTCCCGCGGGCTGGGGGCGGGGACGAAGCGCAACCAGGCGGTGATGCCCCGGCCCTGGACGGCGGCGTGCGACTCGACGCCCAGCCCGGACAGCGCGGTGCCGACCGCCCGCAGCAGGGCGAAGGTGTCCAGCCGGGTGCGCCCGATGACCCGGTACCCCAGGTGGTAGCCGGTGGTCCGCCAGCCCCGCTCGGTCATCCGCCGCTCGACCTCCTGGTCGTGGCCCTCGCCCAGGTCCAGGAAGTCGCGCAGCAGGTCCGAGGTCACCGACGCGTCGGTGACGGTGGCGACCTCGTCGATGAGGATGCGGGCGGCGACCGCGGGCATCGCGATCTCCGCGGCGACGGCCAGGGCGTCGAGCTGGCTGTCCCCGATGCCGGGGGCGAAGAACGCCAACCGCAGACCGGGGCGGGACGGGCTGTCCACCTGGACGGTGGCCACCGACACCTCGGGGGTGTGCACGATGCTGGTCCACCGGTCGTGCTGCACCAGATCGGGCCGGTCGGTGAGCCATCCGGCCAGCTCGCCCCCGTGCTCGTCGATCACCCCGGCGGCGTCCAGCAGGGCGACCCCGCTGCCGGTCACCGCGGCCAGGTGGCCGAGCAGATCGCCGAGGTCCTGCGCCGAGTAGCGGAACGCCGCGGTCAGTCGGCGGACCAGGTCCAGCACGATGGCGTCGCGGGCCAGGGCGAGTCGCCAGCAGGTCTCGGCCAGTTCGACCGGCCGGGCCACCGTCAGCACCGCCAGGTGCAGCCGGTCGGCCAGCCGTCGGGTCCCGGTGTCGAGCCGGTCGGCGTCCGGGACGGCCAGCGCGGTGTATCCGCGGTCGCGCACCCGCCGCAGCATCGCGTCCACCCGCCACGGCTCGCCCGGCAGCGGGGTGGCCACGATGGCCAGTCGACCTGCGCCGTCGGTGTCCAGGAGATCCTCGGTCAGCGCGAGCAGCGCGGTCGGCCACGCGCCGCCGACGGGCCCGGCGACCTGCCGCAGACCGCCGTCGGCCGGTTCGGCGGCCAGGGCGGGCAGATCGATGCCGCTCACCCGGACGCGCCCGGTTCCAGGTCGGTGACCCCGTAGGCGGCCGGGGTGACGCGGCGGAGGCGTTCGGGCCGATCGGTCCACCAGGTCGGTGCGGCGAGCTCGATCACCGCGATGTGGTGGGCGGGGGACAGATCGGTGATCTGCAGGACGGCGCGGGTGCGCACGTCGAGCACGGCCAGGATCGTCGGTGCGGCACTGATCAGCACCCCGTCGGTCATGAGGGCCAGTGTCTCCGTCCGGGTGATCAGCCGGTGCACGGCCCCACCCGGGCCCAAGAGGTGGAAGGACTGCACCTGGGGGTCGACCGGGTCGGTGAGCACGGCCTGGATGCGGCCCTGGGCCAGCAGCCGGCCACCGATCGCGGCGGCGAGATTGCCGATGGACGCCTCCCGCGCGGCCACGAACGCGCGGCCGAGGGTGAGGGCGCGGGTGGTCGACCCGGTCACGGCGTGCTCGACCAGGTCGCCGGCGGTGAAGCCCCCGACGACCACCGCCCCGGTGCCCCCGGACAGCCGCAGCGCCGCGCGGACCATCGCCTCGGCGTCCATCGGCCGGGGCCGGTCGACCAGCCCGACGCCGTCACCGGTGGTGGTCGCCACCACCAGCCCGGGGACCCCGTCGACGAGCAGGCTGACCTGGTCGATGCCGGGCAGGGCCCGGCCCATGCAGTCCGCGTCCAGCAGGGTGCGGCCCTGCGCGACGACGAAGCCGGTGAGCCCGTTCAGGCCGCCGATCTCCAGGGTGCACAGGGCCGGGGCGGTGGTCCCCGTCCACCGCTGCACCGCGGCGACGGCCGCGGTCAGCAGTTCCGGGCCGGGCAGCCGCTCGGTCATCACCATCGTCGACCCGGCCAGGGCGACGGCCAGGCAGGGTGTGGCCGGGTCCACGGCATCGGCCGGCACCACCTCGATCGGCCACGGGGCGCCGAGGGCCAGCAGCTCGAGCTGGGTGGTGGCGCCGCCGCCGCCCGATCCGAGCAGGGCGCACCCGTGCGCGAGGGCGTCGACGTCACGGCGTTCGACGCGGAGGCTCACGGGCGGCCAGCCTAGAGCGCGGCGCCCGCGGTCCGCGCGATCCGTTCCACCGGGACGAAGTCCTCGGACAGTCCGAAGGCCACCGGCCCGAAGG
Proteins encoded in this window:
- a CDS encoding NAD(P)-dependent oxidoreductase; amino-acid sequence: MPDDRPLIILRPAPQERDRIFAPDTLARLHREFEVVDLDTDLSDAALLAALPRAFAVVGQPDLPADRLAAAPALRAIVNVEGNFFPNIDYPTAFAQGIRVLGCGSAYSQAVAEYALGLALDAARGISREDHAARSGREKYVSESNVGAILLRGADVGVIGFGNLGRSLHALLAPFHTNVRVYDPWLPPAVLTDAGVLPSSLEETLSRSTFVFVFATATPESAHLLDAAKLALLPDGARLILVSRAAVVDYDALLAELTAGRIVAGIDVWPVEPIPADSPFRALDTVILSGHRAGGIEQAFHTIGEMVCDDLELMKAGLPPVRLQAAAPELVGRYRNRPVG
- a CDS encoding cytochrome P450, which translates into the protein MTEAFMPLQRNRFDPVPELGQRRSEQPVSKLEFPFGISAWLVTRYADVKQVLGSVDGFSNDFRRLTAAAGAGDDDTTVDPGGLGFADPPDHTRLRRLLTPQFTVRRLAQLGPGIEKIITGRLDAMEQAGPPVDLVAEFAMPIPSLVICELLGVPYEDRETFQSLSESRFDLFGNLGDPMGAITASLQYLTGLVEQQRRDPGDGLLGMLIREHGDEITDAELAGLADGLLTGGHETTASSLALGALVLMERPDLAASLRDSDTDTAAVVEELLRYLTVVQVAFPRFARTDLEIGGQRIAAGDMVLCSLSAADRDSELVGRPDEVAPDQAVTAHLAFGYGIHRCVGAELARIELRAAFPALVRRFPGLAVAGSAADLTFREYSLVHGMDALPVTW
- a CDS encoding alpha/beta fold hydrolase; this encodes MTAPDAAAGWRSRTVDVRGGIVAAQALGDPTDPALLLLGGATWSRDWWDDAFCQALAAEHLLVLRYDTRDTGESTLSPPGEPDYAARDLAEDAVHVLDAFGIATATIAGLSMGGGLAQQIAAVHRDRVAALALLSTSPAGAVGDLPGPSAAILATFDVEPPAPDWSDVDSVTDWVIEAERPYAGPGLFDEDGMRRLVAAVWARTPSMAGAANHFLVAESAPSVDLSALRGVPALVVHGSADPLFPLAHGEALARALDAPLLVLDGVGHQAPPPAVWPELVAALAALAHRSTR
- a CDS encoding RbsD/FucU family protein; translated protein: MLKGIPALLTTEALTMLSAMGHGDVLAVVDRNYPAAANHARVATLAGADAPTAIAAIAELLPVDTFVDPSVWGMVPDDEADAVIPTHGEITRILTDAEGRDVTVTPLARTAFYAAARQAYGAILTSESRPFSCFLITKGVVFPPAD
- a CDS encoding PucR family transcriptional regulator, with product MSGIDLPALAAEPADGGLRQVAGPVGGAWPTALLALTEDLLDTDGAGRLAIVATPLPGEPWRVDAMLRRVRDRGYTALAVPDADRLDTGTRRLADRLHLAVLTVARPVELAETCWRLALARDAIVLDLVRRLTAAFRYSAQDLGDLLGHLAAVTGSGVALLDAAGVIDEHGGELAGWLTDRPDLVQHDRWTSIVHTPEVSVATVQVDSPSRPGLRLAFFAPGIGDSQLDALAVAAEIAMPAVAARILIDEVATVTDASVTSDLLRDFLDLGEGHDQEVERRMTERGWRTTGYHLGYRVIGRTRLDTFALLRAVGTALSGLGVESHAAVQGRGITAWLRFVPAPSPRDLERHVHQLRAVHDSLRRSFNVAGGVGSLQADRAGLAATLGEAADAARIAAERSGNNWFVRVDGLGLEQLLLARTENDTFLPAARSLLAPLRGADAAGSRGEADVLLVTLTSYLDHESGIAATAQALGVHRNTVTGRVQRIQEILGVDMHDPGVRLALHLACRAVLR
- the fumC gene encoding class II fumarate hydratase, giving the protein MTTHADPQTAPAAAATPTAASPTLRDVPIGLSATGSRSEFDSMGTVEVPADHYWGAQTQRSLIHFSIGNDHMPVEVYRAYGYVKKAAAIVNHAAGRLPDWKTDAIIQAAEETIAGKLDDNFPLFVWQTGSGTQSNMNVNEVLSNRAIQLLGGELGTQHPVGPNDDVNMGQSSNDTFPTAMHIAAILEIDEKLLPRATALADELERKAIGWMDVVKIGRTHLEDAVPLTVGQEWSGWAAQIRACIDEIEHSRGGLLELAAGGTAVGTGLNAPEGFSEDIALTIAELTGRKFVTAPNKFMAQGSLDAMVRAAAALRGLAVALMKIANDMRWLASGPRTGFAELLLPQNEPGSSIMPGKVNPTQCEAIVMIAIQVLGDDAAIAFSGSQGNFQLNAMRPVIINNFLHSARILGDGMEKFLKFSVSGTELNKPKISSYVGESLMLVTALSPVIGYQNAAHIAENALAAGQTLKEAALASGHVTEQQFDSIVVPASLVGHGVQGA
- a CDS encoding SDR family NAD(P)-dependent oxidoreductase — protein: MTGRLSGRTALITGAGSGIGERVAQRFAAEGATVVLTDRDQQAAERAAGACPGAVAIRLDISDEDSVAAGYAAAAERGLEIDVVVANAGVQLFGQDAPIADLDLEVWNRTVGVNLTGTFLTVKHAVRAMLTPGRSRPGGSIILTGSPTGLNGEGAAFTAYSSSKAGIHGLARTVAAAYAADGIRVNTVVPGYTETPLVTAISGNAEDRAAIVSRIPLGRPGRPEDVEGIMVYLAADESAYATGSLFRVDGGMTTL
- a CDS encoding NAD-dependent malic enzyme, with product MSLRPTALTDPLRNRGTAFTLAERAELGLTGRLPAAVETLDEQASRSYAQLQRYSTDLEKYVFLDSLHDRNEVLFYKVVAEHLAELLPVVYDPTVGEAIKLWSRDYRHSRAVYLSIDRPEDVRASFQTLGLGPDDVDLLVVSDAQEILGIGDWGVNGTDISIGKLAVYTAAAGIDPNRVIAVNLDVGTDNEILLNDPAYLGNRHARVSGQRYDDLIRTYLEVATELFPNALLHFEDFGPSNARRILEEYRDTYRIFNDDMQGTGAIVMSCVISGLKITGQTFAEQRLLVYGAGTAGTGMADQIHAAMIRSGATPDEAKARVWLVDVDGLVTDDMPDLPNYQQAYARPAAEVADWPRTGGKIDLVTAIRQVAPTVLIGTSTDHNAFTRDVVEAMCAGVERPIILPLSNPTERIEAMPADVIPQSKGQALVATGIPVPPVEYDGVRYVIGQANNALLYPGLGLGTIVSGARHVTDGMLLAAAEAVAGQVDPTPLGASLLPDVENLRASSATVALAVAKAAAADGVATRTHDDLVQAVQDAMWQPVYTPHPAQA